A DNA window from Pseudarthrobacter sp. W1I19 contains the following coding sequences:
- a CDS encoding quercetin 2,3-dioxygenase codes for MSLSVEEMNQQLPVANTLPGEAVPYYMASGEGARYEINGQLVTVIARAADTGGIFSAAYISGGMGAESPFVSHTVEHKTLYVFDGILHVWLPGESRILTPGDSVVIPPNTPHAYRMASHYTRFLNWMTPGGAEAYYERVGTPIDSHIPPVRAGRTASLQEQAEIGAELGITFPDVERVEPSFKHDAGLPPTLSPYFLSAHEGERLVSYQTMFTYLSRPANTGSNYFAVHTKGAKTPYIPLHFHEQHTENFLVTEGRMWLYANGREMLLTKGDFVHAPAGTIHSFALDSHNTQMLGFLTPSVFNGFFEYFNKPTEDHMYTEGGEPYMDMEGFGRAQAEMDLTVVGPPPQRRVALDIS; via the coding sequence ATGTCCCTCAGCGTGGAGGAAATGAACCAGCAGCTGCCGGTGGCCAACACCCTGCCCGGCGAAGCTGTCCCCTACTACATGGCGTCGGGCGAAGGCGCACGCTACGAGATCAACGGCCAGCTGGTCACGGTCATCGCCCGCGCGGCGGACACGGGCGGCATCTTCAGCGCCGCCTACATCTCTGGCGGCATGGGTGCCGAATCGCCGTTCGTCAGCCACACGGTGGAACACAAGACCCTCTACGTCTTCGACGGCATCCTGCACGTCTGGCTCCCTGGTGAAAGCCGTATCCTCACCCCCGGCGACTCCGTGGTGATCCCGCCCAACACACCCCACGCCTACCGCATGGCAAGCCACTACACGCGCTTCCTGAACTGGATGACGCCGGGCGGCGCCGAGGCCTACTACGAGCGCGTCGGCACTCCCATCGACTCCCATATCCCGCCCGTCCGCGCCGGCCGCACGGCCAGCCTCCAGGAACAGGCTGAGATTGGCGCCGAGTTAGGCATCACCTTCCCTGACGTTGAGCGGGTGGAGCCCTCCTTCAAGCACGACGCCGGCCTGCCGCCCACGCTGAGCCCCTACTTCCTCAGTGCCCACGAGGGTGAGCGCCTGGTCAGCTACCAGACCATGTTCACCTACCTGTCCCGGCCCGCCAACACCGGCTCGAACTACTTCGCGGTGCACACCAAGGGCGCCAAGACCCCGTACATCCCGCTGCACTTCCACGAGCAGCACACGGAGAACTTCCTGGTCACCGAGGGCCGCATGTGGCTCTACGCCAACGGCCGGGAGATGCTCCTGACCAAGGGCGACTTCGTCCACGCCCCCGCCGGCACCATCCACTCCTTCGCCCTGGACTCGCACAACACCCAGATGCTGGGCTTCCTCACGCCGTCGGTCTTCAACGGCTTCTTTGAGTACTTCAACAAGCCCACCGAGGACCACATGTACACCGAGGGCGGCGAGCCCTACATGGACATGGAAGGCTTCGGCCGCGCCCAGGCCGAGATGGACCTCACCGTGGTGGGCCCGCCGCCGCAGCGCCGCGTGGCCCTGGACATCTCCTAG
- a CDS encoding carboxylesterase/lipase family protein — MSLPPTVTIAEGSIGGAAAIVEGREVSRFLGIPYAGSPAGPRRFLPPVPAVGWAGVLDATVPGPAAPQNPEMPAPPGRKPRTWSESDCLNLNVWTPDAGGSGLPVMVWVHGGAYVSGSGSDAMYDGGNLAAATGTVVVTINYRLGALGFLHLAELLGAGYADSSNVALLDVLEALRWVKRNIAAFGGAPDNVTLFGESAGAAAVGTLLGMPASQGLFRRAIIQSGTAERYRTGEDSSRISSEFLSLCGLDAAQDLLTLPVERLLEAQEKLVQRFGAQTFAVPLPFQPTVGTPSLPVPPLEAVRSGLNSEVDLLVGTNLNEGSFAVEMRPKNPSEPSHAERAAAVLADSGAPGLEAEYARALASVLGAEPSGKQLLEAAISDVVYRQPSNRLLDARQGSAGNNFAYLFTWRSPAMGGKLGACHALDIPFVFRQLASPEAEFLTRGLAPQGLSDMMSTAWASFARSGRPDAPRMPDWPDYGRARRTMILDEKQRGEEDPRGELREVLERQVSGLPASKHRA; from the coding sequence ATGAGCCTTCCTCCCACTGTCACCATCGCTGAAGGAAGCATCGGCGGTGCTGCTGCCATCGTCGAAGGGCGGGAGGTCAGCCGTTTCCTCGGGATTCCCTATGCCGGTTCTCCGGCGGGTCCGCGCCGTTTCCTGCCGCCGGTCCCTGCTGTTGGCTGGGCCGGTGTCCTTGATGCCACGGTGCCCGGGCCTGCGGCGCCGCAGAACCCGGAGATGCCGGCTCCTCCCGGGCGCAAGCCCCGCACGTGGAGCGAGAGTGATTGCCTGAACCTTAACGTCTGGACCCCTGACGCGGGCGGTTCGGGCCTGCCGGTGATGGTGTGGGTGCACGGCGGGGCGTATGTGTCGGGCTCGGGCAGTGACGCAATGTACGACGGCGGCAATCTCGCGGCTGCCACGGGCACCGTTGTGGTGACCATTAACTACCGGCTGGGTGCGCTGGGCTTCCTGCACCTGGCTGAGCTGCTGGGTGCCGGATATGCCGACTCTTCGAACGTTGCCCTGCTGGATGTGCTGGAGGCACTGCGGTGGGTCAAACGGAACATCGCGGCGTTCGGGGGTGCCCCGGACAACGTGACCCTTTTTGGTGAGTCGGCGGGTGCTGCGGCGGTGGGGACGCTGCTGGGAATGCCCGCTTCGCAGGGGCTGTTTCGGCGGGCGATCATACAAAGCGGAACCGCCGAAAGGTACCGGACTGGCGAAGATTCTTCCCGGATCAGCAGTGAGTTCCTGTCACTGTGCGGGCTGGATGCTGCGCAGGACCTGTTGACGCTTCCCGTGGAGCGGCTGCTCGAAGCCCAGGAGAAGCTGGTGCAGCGCTTTGGCGCGCAAACGTTCGCCGTCCCGCTGCCGTTCCAGCCGACCGTGGGGACGCCGTCGCTGCCGGTGCCGCCGCTGGAAGCGGTGCGGAGCGGGCTGAATTCCGAGGTTGACCTGCTGGTCGGGACAAACCTGAACGAGGGGTCCTTTGCCGTGGAAATGCGGCCGAAGAACCCGTCGGAGCCCTCCCATGCTGAACGCGCCGCGGCGGTGCTGGCCGATTCTGGCGCTCCCGGGCTCGAGGCGGAGTATGCCCGGGCGCTCGCTTCGGTTCTAGGCGCCGAGCCCAGCGGAAAGCAGTTGCTGGAAGCCGCCATTTCCGACGTCGTGTACCGGCAGCCCAGCAACCGGCTGCTGGATGCCCGGCAAGGCTCGGCCGGGAACAACTTCGCCTATCTCTTCACGTGGCGGAGCCCGGCCATGGGCGGGAAGCTCGGCGCCTGCCACGCCCTGGACATCCCATTCGTGTTCCGGCAGTTGGCGTCCCCGGAGGCGGAGTTCCTTACCCGCGGCCTGGCGCCGCAGGGCCTGAGCGACATGATGAGCACGGCGTGGGCGAGCTTTGCCCGGAGCGGCCGGCCTGATGCTCCGCGCATGCCGGACTGGCCGGACTACGGGCGCGCACGCAGGACGATGATCCTGGACGAGAAGCAACGCGGGGAAGAGGATCCGCGCGGGGAATTGCGGGAGGTGCTTGAGCGCCAAGTATCGGGATTGCCGGCGTCGAAGCATCGCGCCTAA
- the manD gene encoding D-mannonate dehydratase ManD encodes MKIIAADVFVTSPSRNFVTLRITTEDGVTGIGDATLNGRELAVAAYLKEHVAQLLIGKDPHRIEDTWQFLYRSSYWRRGPVTMAAIAAVDMALWDIKGKLAGMPVYQLLGGASRNGLRAYGHASGADLPSLFDSVREHLELGYKSIRIQTAVPGIKAVYGVAAQAQASGERYDYEPAGRGAFPVEEDWDTRAYLRHLPSVFEAVRNEFGPEIPLLHDGHHRMTPIQAAKLGKALEPYDLFWLEDCTPAENQEGLRLVRQHTTTPLAIGEIFNTVWDYQTIIKEQLIDYVRAASTHFGGISPLKKVMDFAAQYQIKSGFHGPTDISPVGFAAQLHVGLAIHNYGIQEYMQHSDKTNEVFEQSMSFVDGYLHPGDKPGIGVEFNEEAAAAYPYQQAYLPYNRLIDGTVHDW; translated from the coding sequence GTGAAAATCATTGCTGCCGACGTTTTTGTGACCAGTCCCTCCCGGAATTTCGTGACGCTCCGGATCACTACCGAGGATGGTGTGACCGGTATTGGTGATGCCACGTTGAACGGGCGTGAGCTGGCTGTTGCCGCGTATTTGAAGGAGCATGTGGCGCAGTTGCTGATCGGGAAGGATCCGCACCGGATCGAGGACACCTGGCAGTTTCTGTACCGGTCCTCGTACTGGCGCCGGGGCCCGGTGACGATGGCCGCGATCGCTGCAGTGGATATGGCGTTGTGGGACATCAAGGGCAAGCTGGCGGGCATGCCGGTGTACCAGTTGCTGGGTGGGGCGTCCCGGAACGGGTTGCGCGCGTACGGGCATGCCTCGGGCGCTGATTTGCCGTCGCTGTTTGATTCTGTTCGTGAGCACCTGGAGCTCGGGTACAAGTCGATCCGGATCCAGACCGCCGTCCCGGGTATTAAGGCCGTGTATGGTGTGGCCGCGCAGGCGCAGGCCTCGGGGGAGCGGTACGACTACGAACCGGCCGGGCGGGGGGCGTTCCCGGTGGAGGAGGACTGGGACACCCGCGCCTACCTGCGGCACCTGCCGAGCGTGTTTGAGGCGGTCCGGAACGAGTTCGGCCCGGAGATCCCTTTGCTGCATGACGGGCACCACCGGATGACGCCGATCCAGGCCGCGAAGCTGGGCAAGGCCCTGGAGCCGTATGACTTGTTCTGGCTGGAGGACTGCACGCCGGCTGAGAATCAGGAAGGGCTGCGGCTGGTCCGCCAGCACACCACCACCCCGCTGGCGATCGGGGAAATTTTTAACACGGTGTGGGACTACCAGACCATCATCAAGGAACAGCTGATCGACTACGTCCGTGCCGCCTCCACCCACTTCGGCGGGATTTCCCCGTTGAAGAAGGTCATGGACTTTGCCGCGCAGTACCAGATCAAGTCCGGTTTCCACGGCCCCACGGACATTTCCCCGGTGGGCTTCGCCGCGCAGCTGCACGTGGGCTTGGCGATCCATAACTACGGCATCCAGGAATACATGCAGCACTCGGACAAGACCAACGAGGTCTTCGAACAATCCATGAGCTTTGTGGACGGCTACCTGCACCCGGGCGACAAGCCGGGCATCGGCGTCGAATTCAACGAAGAAGCCGCAGCCGCCTACCCCTACCAGCAGGCTTACCTGCCCTACAACCGCCTCATCGACGGAACGGTCCACGACTGGTGA
- a CDS encoding DUF3500 domain-containing protein, which yields MSASSFRDYLFAPDHPRVAEIRGLDAREYAEAATRDSFAGPMIEGWKKLYPQPFKGITNNGVLRPGLFPLAPARAGEEAPTPEMAAAARKLLDALTPGQASRLGYAVDAPEWQSWANPEFMQHDTGLRLDELDAPLRDAVFAVVEASLSPAGFELVRNLMRINGFLGELVELPLLMNEFSYNFALYGEPSETEPWGWQLFGHHAALNCLVVGTQLVISPVFMGAEPDVIDAGPYQGVVVFKERIALARGLMAALPAELRAEATVYESMVDPAMPEGRLHPGDERHLGGCFQDNRVIPYEGIMVPDMPAEARTILDAVVEDFIAYLPDGPRAARRREIQERYSETFFSWIGGWEGEEAFYFRLQSPVVVLELDHHTGVFLSNDAPAPFHMHTVVRTPNGNDYGRALLKQALAGS from the coding sequence GTGTCCGCGTCATCGTTCCGTGATTACCTCTTTGCCCCCGACCACCCGCGCGTGGCCGAGATCCGCGGCCTGGACGCGCGCGAGTACGCCGAAGCGGCCACCAGGGATTCGTTCGCCGGGCCCATGATTGAGGGCTGGAAGAAGCTGTATCCGCAGCCGTTCAAAGGCATCACGAACAACGGCGTCCTCCGCCCAGGGCTGTTTCCGCTCGCCCCCGCGCGGGCAGGGGAGGAGGCGCCCACCCCGGAGATGGCGGCTGCGGCCCGTAAGCTGTTGGACGCACTGACCCCGGGGCAGGCGTCCAGGCTGGGCTACGCCGTGGACGCGCCCGAATGGCAGAGCTGGGCGAACCCCGAGTTTATGCAGCACGACACCGGACTCCGCCTCGACGAGCTGGACGCGCCGCTGCGCGACGCCGTATTCGCCGTGGTGGAAGCATCCCTGAGCCCGGCCGGGTTTGAGCTGGTCCGGAACCTCATGCGGATCAACGGCTTCCTCGGTGAACTGGTGGAGCTGCCGCTGCTGATGAACGAGTTCAGCTACAACTTCGCGCTGTACGGGGAACCGTCCGAGACGGAGCCGTGGGGGTGGCAGCTGTTCGGCCACCACGCTGCGCTGAACTGCCTGGTGGTTGGAACGCAGCTGGTGATCTCACCGGTGTTTATGGGCGCCGAACCGGATGTCATCGATGCCGGGCCGTACCAGGGCGTGGTGGTGTTCAAGGAGCGCATCGCCCTGGCACGCGGGTTGATGGCGGCGCTTCCGGCTGAACTGCGGGCAGAGGCCACCGTGTATGAATCCATGGTTGATCCCGCGATGCCCGAGGGCCGGCTCCACCCCGGCGACGAGCGGCACCTGGGCGGCTGCTTCCAGGACAACCGGGTGATCCCGTACGAGGGCATCATGGTGCCCGACATGCCAGCCGAAGCCCGGACCATCCTCGACGCGGTGGTGGAGGACTTCATCGCGTACTTGCCGGACGGGCCCCGGGCTGCCCGGCGCCGGGAGATCCAGGAGCGGTACAGCGAGACCTTCTTCAGCTGGATCGGCGGCTGGGAAGGGGAAGAAGCCTTCTACTTCCGGCTGCAGAGTCCGGTGGTGGTCCTGGAACTCGACCACCACACCGGAGTGTTCCTCAGCAACGACGCGCCCGCCCCGTTCCACATGCACACCGTGGTCCGGACCCCCAACGGCAACGACTACGGCCGCGCACTGCTCAAGCAGGCGCTCGCCGGCAGCTAA
- a CDS encoding sugar kinase: MTADAGLPDVDLLTFGESMVSLRSAGPLSAGGALTMHVAGAESNVAMAVARLGHTARWAGVVSADPHGEFILRQLRAEGVQLQQREDPSRPTGVMFLEQRTADVTRAFYYRSGSAGSTLSREDVDRALQQGARILHLTGITPALSPESRKAVEFAAERAAANGLVVSLDVNYRSKLWSRDEAREALTPLARYATILIASGDELDLVAIPPDGSQDPETQEAAMADQLLGLGVREVVVKRGAAGACVHTRDGRWEAPAVPVTSIDTVGAGDAFTAGYLSALLDGEDVAGRLQRGALMGAFAVSTTGDWEGLPRRAELALLGTTPSGTTQR; encoded by the coding sequence GTGACTGCCGATGCCGGGCTCCCTGACGTGGACCTCCTGACCTTCGGTGAGTCCATGGTCTCGCTGCGCTCGGCCGGACCGCTGTCCGCGGGCGGCGCCCTGACGATGCATGTTGCGGGTGCCGAATCGAATGTGGCCATGGCAGTCGCCCGGCTGGGCCACACTGCAAGGTGGGCAGGGGTGGTGAGTGCAGATCCGCATGGCGAATTCATCCTCCGCCAACTCCGGGCCGAGGGCGTGCAACTGCAGCAGCGCGAGGACCCATCGCGCCCGACCGGTGTGATGTTCCTCGAACAACGCACGGCCGACGTCACCCGCGCCTTCTACTACCGCTCCGGGTCCGCCGGATCAACGCTCAGCCGTGAGGATGTGGACCGTGCCCTGCAACAGGGCGCCCGCATCCTTCATCTCACCGGCATCACGCCCGCGCTCAGTCCTGAGTCGCGGAAGGCCGTGGAATTCGCGGCCGAACGCGCCGCGGCCAACGGGCTGGTGGTGTCCCTCGACGTTAACTACCGCAGTAAACTGTGGTCCCGCGACGAGGCCCGGGAGGCCCTCACGCCGCTCGCCCGGTACGCCACCATCCTTATTGCTTCCGGCGACGAGCTTGACCTGGTAGCCATCCCGCCGGACGGCAGCCAGGACCCTGAGACGCAGGAAGCGGCTATGGCTGACCAGCTCCTTGGACTGGGAGTGCGCGAAGTTGTGGTCAAGCGCGGTGCCGCCGGCGCGTGCGTCCACACCCGGGACGGCCGCTGGGAAGCCCCGGCTGTGCCTGTCACCAGCATCGACACGGTGGGTGCCGGAGATGCTTTCACCGCCGGTTACCTGTCCGCATTGCTCGACGGCGAGGACGTGGCCGGCCGGCTGCAGCGGGGCGCCCTGATGGGGGCTTTCGCCGTGAGCACTACCGGGGACTGGGAAGGTCTTCCCCGCCGGGCGGAGCTCGCCCTGCTCGGCACCACCCCCAGCGGAACCACCCAACGCTGA
- a CDS encoding alpha/beta hydrolase, producing MTAGRVLKGVEFAHPEGSAPLLLDLYLPANQEQAGALPAIVHFHGGGWRVGGRSSLGPQVDMLGLSPIERLVDAGFVVASADYRLSSVAHFPAQLLDAKSAVRWVRANAASYKVDPDRIYAWGDSAGGHLASLVGLTAGSAEYASADAGISDAVAAVAAWYPPTDLLHMGEQRLPDAVASADDPGSREALLLGAQPAKAPDKAAAASPLTYAGNHAPPFFLAHGTADRFVPPAQSATLAAALEAAGADVELLLIEGADHMWQLPGQDPAAAARAADATLDFFRRQASKP from the coding sequence ATGACGGCAGGGCGGGTTCTGAAGGGCGTTGAGTTCGCCCACCCCGAGGGCTCAGCGCCGCTGCTGCTTGACCTCTACCTTCCGGCAAACCAGGAGCAGGCCGGTGCCTTGCCGGCAATTGTCCACTTCCACGGCGGCGGATGGCGGGTGGGTGGCCGCTCCTCCCTTGGCCCTCAAGTGGACATGCTGGGCCTGAGCCCCATCGAACGTCTGGTGGACGCCGGGTTTGTGGTGGCGTCCGCCGATTACCGCCTGAGTTCCGTGGCCCACTTTCCGGCCCAGCTGCTGGACGCCAAGTCCGCGGTCCGCTGGGTCCGTGCCAATGCCGCCTCCTACAAGGTGGACCCGGACAGGATTTACGCGTGGGGTGATTCTGCCGGCGGGCACCTTGCCAGCCTGGTGGGGCTGACCGCCGGGTCAGCGGAATACGCAAGTGCTGATGCCGGCATCAGCGACGCCGTTGCCGCCGTCGCTGCCTGGTACCCGCCCACCGACCTTCTCCACATGGGTGAACAACGCCTCCCGGATGCCGTCGCCAGCGCCGACGATCCAGGCTCGCGCGAGGCCCTCCTCCTGGGGGCCCAGCCGGCCAAAGCGCCGGACAAAGCAGCCGCCGCAAGCCCCCTCACCTACGCGGGCAACCACGCCCCGCCGTTCTTCCTGGCGCACGGCACGGCGGACCGCTTCGTCCCGCCGGCCCAGTCCGCCACCCTGGCCGCGGCGCTGGAAGCCGCGGGCGCCGACGTCGAACTTTTGCTGATTGAAGGCGCCGACCACATGTGGCAACTGCCGGGGCAGGACCCTGCCGCCGCGGCAAGGGCCGCCGACGCCACCCTTGATTTTTTCCGCCGTCAGGCATCCAAACCCTGA
- a CDS encoding bile acid:sodium symporter family protein, which translates to MLEATKSQNTPTEAPLNPALAAESRIARVAVTVFPLLVVVAGIVGFLAPGVFKPMAPSVPYLLGIIMFCMGLTLTPPDFAAVAKRPWAVALGIVAHYVIMPGAGWLIALALNLEPELAVGLILVGCAPSGTASNVMAFLAKGDVALSVAVASVSTLIAPIVTPLLVLFLAGSYLQIDAAGMVMDIAKTVLLPVVAGLLARLFLKKLVAKVLPALPWASAVVISLIVAIVVAGSASKIIGAGAIVFLAVVLHNGFGLGLGYLAGKIGRLDSRARRALAFEVGMQNSGLAATLATTHFSPLAALPSAVFSLWHNISGAIVAAWLARRPLGDAKG; encoded by the coding sequence ATGCTTGAGGCAACCAAATCCCAGAACACCCCCACAGAAGCGCCCCTGAACCCGGCCCTGGCCGCAGAAAGCAGGATCGCCCGCGTCGCGGTGACGGTGTTTCCGCTGCTGGTGGTTGTTGCAGGCATCGTTGGTTTCCTGGCGCCCGGGGTCTTCAAGCCGATGGCGCCCAGCGTTCCCTACCTGCTGGGCATCATTATGTTCTGCATGGGCCTCACGCTGACCCCGCCGGACTTTGCGGCCGTCGCCAAGCGCCCCTGGGCTGTTGCGTTGGGAATCGTGGCGCACTACGTGATCATGCCCGGCGCCGGTTGGCTGATCGCCCTCGCCCTGAACCTGGAACCCGAGCTGGCCGTGGGCCTGATCCTGGTGGGCTGCGCGCCGTCCGGCACCGCCTCCAACGTGATGGCCTTCCTGGCCAAGGGCGATGTGGCCCTGTCCGTCGCAGTCGCCTCTGTTTCGACGCTCATCGCCCCGATCGTTACACCCCTGCTGGTCCTGTTCCTCGCCGGTTCCTACCTGCAGATCGACGCGGCAGGCATGGTCATGGATATCGCCAAGACAGTCCTCCTGCCGGTGGTGGCCGGCCTCCTCGCCCGGCTGTTCCTCAAGAAGCTCGTGGCCAAGGTGCTGCCGGCACTGCCCTGGGCCTCCGCCGTCGTGATTTCCCTGATCGTGGCCATTGTGGTGGCCGGCAGCGCGAGCAAGATCATCGGGGCCGGCGCCATCGTGTTCCTGGCCGTGGTGCTGCACAACGGCTTCGGACTGGGACTGGGCTACCTCGCCGGCAAGATCGGCCGCCTGGACAGTAGGGCCCGCCGCGCCCTTGCCTTCGAAGTCGGTATGCAGAACTCGGGCCTCGCAGCCACCCTGGCCACCACCCACTTCAGTCCACTCGCTGCGCTGCCGTCGGCCGTGTTCTCCCTGTGGCACAACATCTCCGGCGCGATCGTGGCCGCCTGGCTGGCCCGCCGCCCGCTGGGTGACGCGAAGGGCTGA
- a CDS encoding fumarylacetoacetate hydrolase family protein — MQFVGITHQGESWAAALVESRLVPLAPVTEFWADPSGWQDKAATLAADAGTSVERGSVTEVPLVPASARVICVGLNYKAHAAEGSYKDQDLPPYPTLFGRWTASLSVGNVPVPVPAGEDGLDWEGEVAAYIGRRVESADEAEAAESVFGYSTFNDLTARRAQKLTTQWTLGKNGDFTGPLGPLVSRDEAGDLRDGLQVRTRVNGTEVQNGNTRDMIFSVPAIISLISRTLTLHPGDVIATGTPEGVGYARTPQWLLQPGDTVEVEIDKLGTLTTPVGEVSLRSRA, encoded by the coding sequence ATGCAGTTTGTTGGCATCACTCACCAAGGCGAATCCTGGGCCGCGGCCCTCGTGGAGTCGCGCCTCGTCCCGCTCGCGCCCGTCACCGAATTCTGGGCGGACCCCTCGGGCTGGCAGGACAAGGCAGCCACCCTGGCGGCCGACGCCGGCACCTCGGTTGAGCGCGGCAGCGTCACCGAAGTGCCGCTCGTCCCCGCCTCCGCCCGCGTGATCTGCGTGGGGCTGAACTACAAGGCCCACGCCGCCGAAGGCAGCTACAAGGACCAGGACCTGCCGCCCTATCCCACGCTGTTCGGGCGCTGGACCGCGTCGCTTTCCGTGGGCAACGTCCCCGTTCCGGTACCGGCCGGGGAGGACGGGCTGGACTGGGAAGGCGAAGTGGCCGCCTACATCGGCCGCCGCGTCGAGTCTGCGGATGAGGCCGAGGCTGCGGAATCCGTCTTCGGCTATTCCACCTTCAACGACCTCACCGCCCGTCGCGCCCAGAAGCTCACCACGCAGTGGACGCTGGGCAAAAACGGTGACTTCACCGGCCCGCTCGGACCCCTGGTCAGCCGGGACGAGGCAGGTGACCTCCGGGACGGCCTGCAGGTCCGCACCCGCGTCAACGGCACCGAAGTGCAGAACGGCAACACCCGGGACATGATCTTCTCCGTTCCGGCCATCATCTCGCTGATCAGCCGGACCCTGACCCTCCACCCGGGCGACGTCATCGCCACCGGCACGCCCGAAGGGGTGGGCTACGCCCGGACCCCGCAGTGGCTGCTGCAGCCCGGCGACACGGTCGAGGTGGAGATCGACAAGCTCGGCACGCTGACCACCCCGGTGGGCGAAGTCTCGCTGCGGAGCCGTGCCTGA
- a CDS encoding FAD-dependent monooxygenase, producing MVTHRFASPEHIPAEVQILISGGGPSGLFLALDLASRGIPSLVIEPRDAVDHARPRAKTTNARTMTHLRRLGLADALRAASPLPVGYSQDVSFCTGLTGPGAHELRRFRDAFQLVPGRYGPQPECGQQVPQPVLEEVLRAAVADSPLVTMMTGWSVETVEASDAGYAAVVSDASGARRTVTAEYVIGADGATSAVRRSLGIRLEGGSAALSNISILFRSEGLASAVNLDPAVQYWVVGADTSGMVGPMDLDGTWWAIIQGVNPEEAVDTAKAGGMVRSLVGADVDIEVLATDPWTARMLLAPEYRRGGVFLMGDAAHLNPPWGGHGFNTCVGDAANLAWKLAAVVTGWADANLLDSYEAERRPVAARTINDAASNGKALAYHFADPALLADGPAGATAREAAHEALAVKQSEFDSLGLVLGYAYGDSPGVVPDGSPAPVEDPIVYVPSASPGALLPHAWLDESASVYNLLGRDFTLLVDAEALAGRPAQDVFAAVVDAGKRKGIPVAIAAVGPFDDGTPPSELWGAHAVLVRPDQHVAWRGSSAEAAAAALSVAAGRHPAEDLDQNQHTEQEGEARVRVIVP from the coding sequence ATGGTTACCCACCGTTTCGCCTCCCCGGAGCACATCCCTGCGGAGGTGCAGATCCTGATCTCGGGCGGCGGTCCCAGCGGCCTGTTCCTGGCCCTGGACCTCGCCTCCCGCGGCATCCCCAGCCTGGTGATCGAGCCGCGCGACGCCGTCGACCACGCCCGGCCGCGCGCCAAAACCACCAACGCCCGCACCATGACGCACCTGCGCAGGCTTGGCCTCGCGGACGCGCTGCGCGCCGCTTCCCCGCTTCCCGTGGGTTACTCCCAGGACGTGAGCTTCTGTACCGGACTCACCGGTCCCGGCGCACACGAGCTGCGCCGGTTCCGGGACGCCTTCCAGCTGGTGCCCGGCCGCTACGGCCCCCAGCCGGAGTGCGGCCAGCAGGTCCCGCAGCCCGTCCTGGAAGAAGTGCTGCGTGCCGCCGTTGCCGACTCACCGCTGGTCACAATGATGACCGGGTGGAGCGTGGAAACGGTGGAGGCTTCCGATGCCGGCTACGCCGCCGTGGTCTCCGATGCTTCCGGTGCCAGGCGCACCGTCACTGCCGAGTATGTCATCGGTGCCGACGGCGCCACCTCCGCCGTGCGCCGGAGCCTGGGGATCCGGCTCGAAGGCGGTTCCGCGGCCCTGTCCAACATCAGCATCCTGTTCCGGTCCGAAGGGCTGGCCTCAGCAGTGAACCTGGACCCGGCCGTTCAGTACTGGGTGGTCGGCGCGGACACCTCGGGCATGGTGGGGCCCATGGACCTGGACGGTACCTGGTGGGCCATCATCCAGGGCGTCAACCCGGAGGAGGCAGTGGATACCGCCAAGGCCGGCGGGATGGTCCGCTCCCTGGTGGGCGCCGACGTCGACATCGAGGTCCTGGCCACCGATCCTTGGACGGCACGCATGCTGCTGGCTCCGGAGTACCGCCGCGGGGGAGTGTTCCTGATGGGCGACGCCGCCCACCTCAATCCGCCCTGGGGCGGGCACGGCTTCAACACCTGCGTGGGCGATGCCGCCAACCTGGCCTGGAAGTTGGCAGCGGTGGTCACAGGCTGGGCGGACGCAAACCTGCTCGACAGTTACGAGGCGGAACGCCGCCCCGTCGCGGCCCGCACCATCAACGACGCCGCCAGCAACGGCAAAGCGCTCGCCTACCACTTCGCCGATCCGGCGCTCCTGGCCGACGGCCCTGCCGGCGCCACAGCCCGGGAAGCGGCGCACGAAGCCCTGGCCGTGAAGCAGAGCGAGTTCGACTCCCTGGGCCTGGTCCTCGGTTACGCCTACGGGGACTCGCCGGGGGTGGTCCCGGACGGGTCTCCGGCCCCGGTGGAAGACCCCATCGTGTACGTACCCTCAGCCAGCCCGGGAGCCCTGCTGCCGCACGCCTGGCTTGACGAATCCGCCTCCGTGTACAACCTGCTGGGCCGGGACTTCACCCTGCTCGTGGACGCCGAGGCGCTTGCCGGCAGGCCGGCCCAGGATGTCTTTGCCGCCGTTGTGGACGCTGGGAAACGCAAGGGCATCCCGGTGGCGATTGCCGCCGTCGGGCCTTTCGACGACGGGACCCCACCCTCCGAACTATGGGGAGCCCACGCCGTGCTGGTCCGCCCGGACCAGCACGTGGCCTGGCGCGGGAGCTCGGCGGAGGCGGCAGCGGCGGCCCTGTCGGTGGCGGCAGGCCGGCACCCGGCAGAAGACCTGGACCAGAACCAGCACACCGAACAGGAAGGGGAAGCCCGTGTCCGCGTCATCGTTCCGTGA